A stretch of Gemmatimonas sp. DNA encodes these proteins:
- a CDS encoding GNAT family N-acetyltransferase: protein MPARWNDVFDRNLTDAIREFGRWQDGTLIMEEDGVLLVSGGTEFPIGFSNCVARTDPDTDPALVIERAEEFFRPLGRGFTVWVRDHVDADIAAYLQERGVRSSSQSPWMFLTRRSLDTAVPEGVEVRITAAAPDLPVIQSIVADAFGATGMPREEADSLFAHPRRVFSPVTRFALATVDGEPAATAMVLLTGGMGGIYWVGTRPRFARRGLGTLCTVAVANAAFELGKPMVGLHSTPMGQAVYERMGFERSPSGHRWYVLA from the coding sequence ATGCCCGCTCGCTGGAATGACGTATTTGACCGCAATCTCACGGACGCCATCCGTGAGTTCGGTCGCTGGCAGGATGGTACGCTGATCATGGAGGAAGATGGGGTGCTGCTCGTGTCGGGTGGCACGGAGTTCCCCATCGGCTTTTCCAACTGTGTGGCACGCACCGATCCGGATACCGATCCGGCGCTGGTGATCGAGCGCGCCGAGGAGTTTTTCCGGCCGCTCGGGCGCGGGTTCACGGTCTGGGTGCGCGATCATGTCGATGCGGACATCGCCGCCTATCTGCAGGAGCGTGGCGTGCGTTCGAGCAGCCAGTCCCCGTGGATGTTCCTCACGCGGCGTTCACTTGATACCGCGGTACCCGAGGGGGTGGAGGTGCGCATCACCGCCGCGGCGCCGGATCTGCCCGTCATTCAGTCCATCGTGGCCGATGCGTTCGGGGCCACAGGGATGCCCCGCGAGGAAGCGGACAGCCTGTTTGCCCACCCGCGGCGCGTGTTTTCGCCGGTGACGCGATTTGCGCTGGCCACCGTGGACGGTGAACCCGCGGCCACGGCCATGGTGCTGCTGACGGGCGGCATGGGCGGCATCTACTGGGTGGGCACGCGGCCGCGCTTCGCCCGGCGCGGGCTTGGCACCCTGTGCACCGTGGCGGTGGCCAACGCGGCTTTCGAGCTGGGCAAGCCCATGGTGGGACTGCACTCCACCCCCATGGGGCAGGCGGTGTACGAGCGCATGGGATTCGAGCGCTCGCCCTCCGGCCACCGGTGGTACGTGCTGGCGTGA
- a CDS encoding DUF6175 family protein encodes MALSLIGTAVPRLHAQGAATVGAAARPAAVQPRIMVIPRVKEGEDLRTMLDADVFTRIGIAKVKEAFDRRGFSTVDFVARLKAADENGLFTEGSQTGVRDQLIQMSGADIYVEVELRTTTSPQGNGCTVILGAYEASTGTSLANKVGSSGRFYGASEEQLVQRAVEGSADDLLGTMQAKFTAMLDEGRAILVDISLRQGARSSFSALPKGQEITLGELLEQWMTDHAFRNAAHLQGTTAMRMVFDDVRLPLRDDRTGRSYATSQFGSQLATYLRTLGYAVTRDVKGATLYLVITGP; translated from the coding sequence ATGGCGCTCTCGCTGATTGGCACGGCGGTGCCACGGTTGCACGCGCAGGGGGCCGCGACCGTCGGTGCGGCCGCACGGCCAGCAGCCGTGCAGCCTCGCATCATGGTGATCCCGCGCGTGAAGGAGGGCGAAGACCTGCGCACCATGCTCGACGCCGACGTGTTCACCCGCATCGGGATTGCCAAAGTGAAGGAAGCATTCGACCGGCGTGGCTTCAGCACCGTGGACTTCGTGGCGCGCCTCAAGGCGGCGGACGAGAACGGACTCTTCACCGAAGGAAGCCAGACCGGCGTGCGCGACCAGCTGATCCAGATGAGTGGTGCCGATATCTACGTGGAGGTGGAGCTGCGCACCACGACGTCGCCGCAAGGGAACGGGTGCACCGTGATCCTTGGTGCCTACGAAGCATCGACAGGCACTTCGCTCGCCAACAAGGTGGGCAGCTCCGGACGATTCTATGGCGCCAGCGAGGAGCAACTGGTCCAACGGGCGGTGGAGGGGAGTGCCGACGACCTGCTCGGTACCATGCAGGCCAAATTCACGGCGATGCTCGACGAAGGGCGGGCGATCCTGGTGGACATCAGCCTGCGTCAGGGCGCGCGCTCGTCCTTCAGCGCGCTGCCGAAAGGCCAGGAAATCACGCTCGGCGAGCTGCTTGAGCAATGGATGACCGACCATGCCTTCCGCAACGCCGCCCACCTGCAGGGCACGACCGCGATGCGCATGGTCTTCGACGACGTACGCCTACCGCTGCGCGACGACCGCACCGGACGATCGTACGCCACGAGCCAATTCGGCTCCCAGCTCGCGACGTATCTGCGAACGCTCGGCTATGCCGTCACGCGCGATGTGAAGGGTGCCACGCTCTATCTCGTGATTACGGGACCATGA